In Polaribacter sp. L3A8, a genomic segment contains:
- a CDS encoding polysaccharide pyruvyl transferase family protein: MRILNYLRLTKSYTSTIYKQAKSLYTLKNQNVVDINHKPSVLNLNIIDSCNSKCTMCNIWKQDEALEISPEELGNVLRDPLFSELKHVGVTGGEPTLREDLPEIYMSIIDAVPNLEGVSIITNAIESEDVLNRIKKIKAICDEQNIPFSAMVSIDGVGKAHDNVRGVKGNFETAIKVFKYLENELKIPTSFGCTISKLNVWDADDLLYYVKKHNMYGRFRIAESINRLYNQDRGKVIRNFDEDETYNLILFFEKLKRTYETENTYQRTYSSIQNMLQGGDRLIGCPYHKNGVVLGSKGQLSYCAPKSKEIGNATETSAIDLYKKNVKEKKRILKENCKSCIHDYHAPITYREQKNNFEEEFYAKILKRSKASRAIKLTKLLKTIPKNKNTYRVFIVGWYGTETVGDKAILGGIIEFYKKQYNNNVEFVIGSLYPFITDRTCKELNFKAKVVSTKTLDLLRYTKSSDEIVMGGGPLMDLEELSVPYIGFKLAKSLGVKTTVFGCGIGPLKREKFSKLVKNIFSLTDEVKLRDKKSIAVYNEYGFKNKAKYIGDPAKGFIEQQSSRIIVETENVLSCFLRDWTFEYYTGDKETFKLEKEKFEQGIANLIKEEADRLNVEKIEFHHMHNFVIGNDDRDFSRYFTEKYFYNDHRVFINKKLSTVDSIITVMKKSKLNICMRFHSVLFAHTLDTDFLAIDYTLGGKIHAYLEDNNVLEKERSLEQILKLS, translated from the coding sequence ATGAGAATATTAAATTACTTAAGATTAACTAAAAGTTATACCAGTACTATTTATAAACAAGCTAAAAGTTTATATACTTTAAAGAACCAGAATGTTGTAGATATTAATCACAAACCGAGTGTACTTAACTTAAATATTATTGATAGTTGTAATTCTAAATGCACTATGTGCAATATTTGGAAACAAGATGAAGCTTTAGAAATTTCACCAGAAGAATTAGGAAATGTCCTTAGAGATCCTTTATTTTCAGAATTAAAACATGTAGGAGTAACAGGAGGTGAACCAACTTTAAGAGAAGATTTACCAGAAATCTATATGTCTATTATAGATGCGGTTCCAAATTTAGAAGGAGTAAGTATTATTACTAATGCTATTGAAAGTGAAGATGTTTTAAATAGGATTAAAAAAATAAAAGCTATTTGCGATGAACAAAATATTCCTTTTTCTGCAATGGTTTCTATTGACGGTGTTGGTAAAGCACATGATAACGTAAGAGGGGTAAAAGGAAATTTTGAAACAGCTATAAAAGTTTTTAAATATTTAGAAAATGAATTAAAAATACCAACGTCATTTGGCTGTACAATATCTAAGCTAAATGTATGGGATGCAGATGATTTATTGTATTATGTTAAAAAACACAACATGTATGGTAGGTTTAGAATAGCAGAAAGTATTAATAGATTATATAACCAAGATAGAGGCAAAGTAATTAGAAATTTTGATGAGGATGAAACGTATAATTTAATTTTATTCTTCGAAAAATTAAAAAGAACGTATGAAACAGAAAATACATACCAAAGAACATATAGTAGTATACAAAATATGTTGCAAGGTGGCGATAGACTTATAGGGTGTCCATATCATAAAAATGGTGTTGTTTTAGGATCTAAAGGACAATTAAGTTATTGTGCACCAAAGTCTAAAGAAATTGGTAATGCAACGGAAACATCTGCTATAGATCTTTATAAAAAAAACGTTAAAGAGAAAAAAAGAATTTTAAAAGAGAATTGTAAAAGTTGTATTCATGATTATCATGCACCAATAACTTATAGAGAACAAAAAAATAACTTTGAAGAAGAATTTTACGCTAAAATATTAAAAAGATCAAAAGCAAGTAGAGCCATAAAGTTAACGAAACTGTTAAAAACAATACCTAAAAATAAAAATACGTATAGAGTTTTTATTGTTGGTTGGTATGGTACAGAAACCGTTGGTGATAAGGCAATTTTAGGAGGTATTATTGAGTTTTATAAAAAACAATACAACAATAATGTTGAGTTTGTAATTGGTAGTTTATACCCATTTATTACAGATAGAACTTGTAAAGAATTAAATTTTAAAGCAAAAGTAGTATCTACAAAAACGTTAGATTTATTACGTTATACAAAAAGTTCTGATGAAATTGTAATGGGAGGTGGTCCCTTAATGGATCTTGAAGAATTATCCGTGCCTTATATTGGGTTTAAATTAGCAAAATCACTTGGTGTAAAGACGACCGTTTTTGGTTGTGGAATAGGACCTCTGAAAAGAGAAAAGTTTTCTAAATTGGTTAAAAATATATTCTCACTAACTGATGAAGTTAAATTGAGAGATAAAAAAAGTATTGCTGTTTATAATGAATATGGTTTTAAAAATAAAGCAAAATATATTGGAGATCCTGCTAAAGGTTTTATAGAACAACAAAGTAGTAGAATTATTGTAGAAACAGAAAATGTATTAAGTTGCTTTTTAAGAGATTGGACTTTTGAGTATTATACCGGTGATAAGGAAACTTTTAAATTAGAAAAAGAAAAATTTGAACAAGGAATCGCTAATTTAATAAAAGAGGAAGCTGATAGATTAAATGTAGAGAAGATAGAGTTTCACCACATGCATAATTTTGTGATTGGAAATGATGATAGGGATTTTTCTCGTTATTTTACTGAGAAATATTTTTATAATGACCATAGAGTTTTTATTAATAAAAAACTTTCAACAGTAGATTCGATAATTACAGTAATGAAAAAATCTAAGTTAAATATTTGTATGCGTTTTCATTCTGTGTTATTTGCCCATACTTTAGATACCGATTTTCTTGCAATAGATTACACTCTTGGCGGTAAAATTCATGCCTACCTAGAAGATAACAATGTGTTAGAAAAAGAAAGGTCTTTAGAGCAAATTTTAAAGTTGAGTTAA
- a CDS encoding ABC transporter ATP-binding protein — protein sequence MSNPILKIENLSKQYRLGLVGTGTIADDLKRWWYVVRGKEDPFLKIGDVNDRATKGTSDYVWAIRDINFEVQPGEVLGIIGKNGAGKSTLLKILSKITNPTTGSIKSRGRIASLLEVGTGFHGEMTGRENIFLNGAILGMTKKEIASKLDEIVAFSGCERYIDTPVKRYSSGMTVRLAFAVAAFLEPDILIIDEVLAVGDAEFQKKAIGKMQDISKGDGRTVLFVSHNMAAVKSLCTRGIVLGNGGVVFDGDTDAAVDYYLNEKKIANSEDLNGVVKFKKGEVGNAEVHLLEITSYNSSNVCKGTFFDNEEIFVDIKIDVKKDIEKSRFAIIVKTVSEDIVFVSGSFKITNELITKGKYTLTTIIPKDLLNSIEYDIFISGAIPGKNYFFEQKKCLTLKIIDSESKGFGFNEKWPGVIHPNLNWSIK from the coding sequence ATGAGTAACCCTATTTTAAAAATAGAAAACCTAAGTAAACAATACCGCCTTGGTTTGGTAGGTACGGGTACAATAGCAGACGATCTAAAACGTTGGTGGTATGTTGTACGAGGTAAAGAAGATCCGTTTTTAAAAATTGGAGATGTAAACGACCGTGCTACTAAAGGAACATCTGATTATGTTTGGGCAATAAGAGATATTAATTTTGAAGTACAACCTGGAGAAGTACTTGGTATTATAGGTAAAAATGGTGCAGGGAAATCTACCTTGTTAAAAATACTGTCTAAAATAACAAATCCAACTACAGGTAGTATAAAATCTCGTGGACGAATTGCTTCTTTGTTAGAAGTTGGTACCGGTTTTCATGGAGAAATGACAGGAAGAGAAAACATCTTTTTAAACGGAGCTATTTTAGGAATGACTAAAAAGGAAATAGCAAGTAAACTAGATGAAATTGTAGCGTTTTCTGGTTGTGAACGTTATATTGATACGCCTGTAAAACGATACTCTAGTGGTATGACGGTTCGTTTGGCATTTGCCGTTGCTGCTTTTTTAGAACCAGATATTCTAATTATAGATGAGGTATTGGCTGTTGGAGATGCAGAATTTCAAAAGAAAGCCATTGGTAAAATGCAAGATATCTCTAAAGGAGATGGACGTACCGTTTTGTTTGTAAGCCATAATATGGCGGCAGTGAAGAGTTTGTGTACACGAGGAATTGTTTTGGGTAATGGTGGGGTTGTTTTTGATGGAGATACGGATGCTGCTGTAGATTATTATTTAAATGAAAAGAAAATTGCTAATTCAGAAGATTTAAATGGTGTTGTAAAGTTTAAAAAAGGAGAAGTAGGGAATGCTGAGGTTCATTTATTAGAAATTACTTCTTACAATAGTTCTAATGTTTGTAAAGGTACTTTTTTTGATAACGAAGAAATTTTTGTTGATATTAAAATAGATGTAAAGAAGGATATAGAAAAATCTCGATTTGCAATAATCGTTAAAACAGTTTCAGAAGATATTGTCTTTGTAAGTGGCTCATTTAAAATAACAAATGAATTAATTACAAAAGGAAAATATACGCTTACAACTATTATTCCTAAAGATTTATTAAACAGTATTGAATATGATATTTTTATTAGTGGTGCAATACCAGGTAAAAATTATTTTTTTGAACAAAAAAAGTGTTTAACGTTAAAAATAATAGATTCAGAAAGTAAGGGGTTTGGATTTAATGAAAAATGGCCTGGGGTAATACATCCCAACTTAAATTGGAGTATTAAATAA